Genomic window (Helianthus annuus cultivar XRQ/B chromosome 3, HanXRQr2.0-SUNRISE, whole genome shotgun sequence):
atttgcggaaaatgaaaactataaaggaccaaagttgaaagtaaaaaaagttatgaggatagattgtaaaagataaaaagttttgggttaaaagtaaaaaacaaatagttttgggttaaaagtaatttatgaaatacttttgggtgacaagtaaaaaaaaaaatcaatttttttttggaaaacccccaaagccaacgttacgacaaccatatgcataacaattttttctttgaaaaatccccaaagcacaccccgcgttgcggcggggcgtaaaacggtgtcagatagtactaatgtcacacaaccgtcatcgacaacCAACACTTACTCGACCTATAATATGCGTATTGCGACGAACCTATCAAACATggaaaatagaggtaaaaacgttgaaccacacatgcacgttgcgtcgtattaagtcgaaaattttagaactatacgtaaaacgaaaatttgcgaaagatgaaaagtataagtgataaaagttgtgaagttaaattgcaaataatgaaaagttttgggttaaagttaaaaaacaaattatgtagagttaaaattggaaaatgtacaaacctttgggttaaaacaaaaaaatcaagttttttttggAAAACACCCAAAGCACAACTTATAAGTCCTTATGCACAAAAAGTTTGCTAATTTACATAGGTTTTAATTACGACCGCCGCAATGCGGCgaggattctttagttataactaagtcgatttaggacgcacacgttatgttgaacctgtcaaacgggaaaaaatagacgatgtaaaaacgttcacccacacacgcacgttgcgtcgggttaactcgcaaaatttagaacgaaacgtaaaaacgttaaaccaaagacgcaccttgcgatgtgttaagtcacaaaatttagaacgaagcataaagcgaaaaatttgtagaaaatgaaaattataaaggaccaaagttgaaagtaaaaaaagttgtgaggatagatttgtaaaagataaaaagttttgtgttaaaagtaaaaaaaacaaataattttgggttaaaagtaatttatgaaatactttttggtgaatagtaaaaaaaatcaactttttttttttttgtaaaaccccAAAGcgaaggttacaacaaccatatgcataaccattttttctttgaaaaacccccaaagccaagattacaacacataagtaaaaaaaatcaaagtggttaaatcgcaaaagatggaaacttttgaattagaaatgGAAAATAAAGTTAatgaaaggggttaaattgtataagatgaaaacttttaaattagaagtgaaaaatcaaattaatctaAAGgagttaaattaccaaagattaaaagtttaaactcaaattgtcaaagattaaaacttttgggttaaaagggaaacaaagattaaaagtTTAAACTTAACTTGCCAAATGTTGAAACTTTagggttagaaatgaaaaatccaattttttttttgaaaaacaaagattaaaactttaaacttaacttgCCAAATGTTGAAACTTTagggttagaaatgaaaaatccaatttttttttgaaaaactcccaaaacCAATTTTACAACTACTATATGCATAAAGTTGTTGGTTATTAATAAGGTTTTAATTGACATGATGCAGTTAAGCTTATATTCCGATCATCCAATCATTTGCAATTTCTGTTTTGAAATCTCTCATTTTCAAATTTCAGGGGACCAGAGACTCTCCGCTCATGAAATCATCAATAACAATTTCTCAGTTTTGAAACAACTCTTTTTCTGATCCATAAATGGCGTCGATTGAGGGAAATTTGGCGGGAAAAAAACTTGGTGGAATGTCGGATATCCTTGTCGTCGCTGCCGACCTCGGTTACTCTAGGTATCGCCCTCCTCCCTCTCAGGTACGATATTATTATTCGTATTATTGTCTTTATAATCAAATAATTCAACAGTTCTAAGGTTCTTTTGAGTGCTTGACGAAAATAAATTGTAATTGGCTATAGAGAGTTTTATCACTTTACTTATACATTTAATCGGTGGTggaccatgatttttttttttttctaatgggGTTCATTTTTTCTTCggtgttcaaaattttcataacaaaaacGTTAAAATTTCCGGGTCGGTGCGGACCCTGGATGTTTTTTCccaatggggtccattttttcggtgttcaaaattttcataacaaaacgttaaaattttcgggtcggtcaAAAAATCAGAAAAAACAGGATATACAAGGATCAAACCCGTGACCTCTTGTTGTTGCTGAGGAGGGAGGTTTACCACTATATCAGCTTTCCATTTCTTTCTATgatgtccacctaattgtatttatgtggtccttataaaatttaatataccggatctactaattttttaaaaaacattggggtccggagacccgacccgttcaatgtgggtccgcccctgcatTTAGTCATTGATCAACGATTGTTAGAGGATGTAGAATAAGGTTTGGTATTGATGCTATTGTTATAGAGTAGTCTTATTGTCATAAACATTTATGTGGAAAGTTATTTGAGTCTTCCACTGTTTGTTTTTGTTATCGTTTGCCTCATATTTAAAACTTGAGATAGTAGAATGGCATGCTTGCGTTTTGTCTTTTAAGAATTTAGTTGTTTAATTAGGAATATCTGCGAAATGGTGACGACTTAACAAGATTGTTGCGCGAACTTAATGCGGTACAAAGAAAGGTTGCAGCTCTGAATGTGGAACTTCAAGGTCGGAAGGTAAACTAGTCactctttttttcttttcttttttttttttttttttttgcgcaTATTCTACGATTCGTTTTCTTTTCAGATTCGAGTAAAATGCTAAAATGGTCCCTGAGTTTAGGTCACTTTTGacacttcagtccaaaaatgaaacttttggtATCTGGGTCCTagaggtttcatttttgttgccattttcatccaattggCAAACTGggttagaattttctgttaacGTCTCCCCTTTTTGTGTCGTTTTcctcatttaattaaaatatgTTATAGCATAAAATGACGATTATACCCTTAATTTAAATGAGGAAACCAACAAAAGGGGGATAAGTTAACAGAAAAGTCTAACCTAGTTTGccaattggatgaaaatggcaacaaaaatgaaacctctAGGACCCAGATaccaaaagtttcatttttggactgaagtgtCAAAAGTGACCTAAACTCAGGGACCATTTTAGCATTTTACTCTTTCAGATTCAGTATGAGTGATTGAAAAGTTTGTTAATATTGTTCTGTAAATTGAATTCTTGAAATTATTATGGATTTTCATTATACATTTTAGGTTCAAAGTTTGTAAAATTATTTTACTTTCAATTAAATAAGCTAATATTTTTCTTTCTGAAATTCTCAGGAAGATATGAATATCTCTCACTTGACACATGTGAGTGAAATGGAGAAAAAGATAGAAACTTTAGCAAGGATCACTACTATATTGAAAGGCGTCATCCAGAATAAGGTATTTTTTGTGGATTTATCTATCGCTGTCAATATATATTGGTGGTATCTTTTGATCCATAGTCACAGGAAACGCTAAAAGTCCCGCAAACCTACCAGATCGTTCGTACCGAATCGCGGTACAGAAACGTCCCAGTCGCCTCTGGTACGCGTACCAGATCGCTAAATTGAACCGTTCCCGATTGTGTTCTAAAATAGTGTTCCAATCGCTAAATTCACGTTTTTAATAAATCCGAAATGCGTTTCCGATTGCAGTGGCCGGCGTTCTGGTACGGCCAGGTTCATGTACCGGAAGTTGAAAAGCCAATTGACACTTATCGCAAAAAAGTTGTATAACAGTTTTGTTTCCCCCTGTTTTTAATTTCCGCCATTAACTTTTTACACTACAGTTGCCGCTATTTTGCAGTTTATAACAGAGGTAAGTGAACAGTTTTTTCCCGCTTTTTATAATTATCGCCATTAACTTTTCACACTACAATTAATATACTGTAATTATGAATTTTCTTTTATGAAGTTtctgttttgattatgtttttgaattgaaatttaataaaagatattttttatatatatgataCGTGTACCAGGCTATAGTGGTACGCCATAGGATACACCGTACCACGTACCGAATTAGCGTTCCCAAATgaacctaccccccccccaacGTACCGGTTTTCGTACCGCGTACTGGAGCCTACCGCGTTCCATGTGAGTATGTGACGTCTATTGATGACAAATAGGCTGATATGGTCTACGCTTTGTCTTCACGGGTCAAAtgtattaaacaaaaaaaattgctAAAAAGGAAACGAATCAAATGGGATGGAACGGGTTGAAGTCATCCGGATTCATTAAAATTTATACAAACCTCCTACATTACTTTATTAAAAGATTGTACAATTACtttaataataaattaataatatagTTTTTTGTATTCATATTCAGTTAGCACTTTGGTAATTTATTTTGCATTTTGTTCTTTATTTTGAGTTGCAGGATCGTATAATAGCCCGTCTTCAACAGCCATTTCCACCAGAATTCATTCCCGTGGAAGCCGAATATCAGGTTAGTTATCTTATAACATGAAAGACACATATTAAACTACTACTGTCTGTATCAGTTATCCTCTTTCGATACCGCTAAACCCAAAAAGTAAAATTATTGTATATACAtttttaagagttaattactgttttcgtccctgtggtttgttaaaaatcactatttcagtccattagtttaaaaattgcgatttcagtccctgtggtttcactttcgtaaccatttcaatccatttattatgtaagtacagggactgaaatggttacgaggtggactaaaatggttacgaaagtgaaaccacagggactgaaatcgcaatttttaaactaatggactgaaatagtgatttttgacaaaccacagggacgaaaacagtaattaactctttttttttaatcTGTATACTGTTGTTGAAGCTTATATATGATCATGACTCATTTCATTTAACAGAAAGAATTCTCTGAACTATTAAGGAGTGCTGCCAACGATTATGGCAGCCTCACGGCATCTGTTTCCGATCTCCATTGGACAACAAACTTTAGGGAACCACCATCTATATGGGGGGTAAGTTTACAGAACCATATCAAAATATCATTCTCTCTCAGAGAACATGTATTTAAGATGATATTGCAAGCAGGAGATGCTACGTCCAATCCAAGTGGCGTTAATATCATGTAGCAGGTACTTCGAAGCAATGTCAGCCATGAGAGAGACTTTTGCAACCCTTCAACAGTTGAGGGTGGGCCCTGCACACTCACCAGCATCAAGATATCATTCTCAGAGAACGTCACCAGCGGGTTCAGAACATGCAGCGAATGAATGGGGCCCTGAGGATTTGGATCTTAGAAGCCCGGATATGCAGGGAGGAGAGAACCAAGAAGGGGAGTTTGAAAATGATACTGATGTAGATGATATGAATGATAGAAGATCGTCGAGTGAGGGAACAGCTTCATAGTTGAAACCTGTTGTTGTGCAGTGTGTTGCATGAAATGCAATTTTGGCTTTATTAGTAATGCTTCTTAAGTGGATGTATGTGTTATTGATATGGTATTGAATAATGGAATCAAATATTTGCCATTCTTGCAACAACCAACAACTTGTAGCAgtggcgaagtatagaaggggcgggAGGGGCGCCCGATCCCCTGAACTTTTCACTCAGTAGtgttatatgtagttttcgtataaattttttgggtatatacgtttctGACCCCCcagttctatagaaattttttagtatatacgttttcgaccccctgtcATTTAGCTCAAGCCTCGCCACTGACTTGTAGGTTAGAACTTATGATCGAACTTCAACATAAAACTAAGAGGACATATCTAGCGACGAATATAAGAATTGACTGTTCGGGTATTGAATACCTTCCCCCTTGGAGGGGTATTTTTAGGCGAAGTGTTTTGCTCATGTCCAACATGTAATGCCAATACTTTAGCGACAAGGAGTGTTTTGCGGTATGCTATGTTGTGTAGGTGGTTGACTGTTCTAGACAATCATTGTGGTCTCTTGAAGGGATGCGTTATTGCTTATTATGACACATTTAAGTCTTGTTATGACGTGTGAGCATATTTTTTTGTAATTGGTGTCCTAATTGTCTTTGTTCTTTATCACTCATTCTCAACTAACAAGCATGAAGTTATATTTAGCTCAATATTAGAGATATCCAaaaggaaactgattgaaaaatgAGGTGAGAATAAGTAATACATAAAGTTGTTATAAAATGAAAGTTAGTGAAATGTTTAAGAGGAAACTTAGTTTcatttataaatttataaatatataaacaaaaactaaaaatcaaaatttaaaaCCTAAATAGCGACTTTAAAAAAAACCCCTTCAAAAATTAAACAGGTTAGTAGAGTAACTAACATTTGTGTTCATACGCCAATGATCCGCAGACCAAATTGGTTTGGGGGGAGGTGGGAAGATTTACCCACTTAAGTGGGGTTCCTGCCCGAGAGGTTTTAGGGTCGAATCTTGCAGGGGGCGAATTGTGGCACCAGTTTAACCTAACAGTAATATTACAACCGCATGATCCATATTCGTAACCTGGGTGATCAAAGGCCAAAGGCCTAATCAGCCGTTCTAGCCGTCCAAAAAAAACATTTGTGTTCAAACCGACTGATACAATAAAAGAGTACCATAGTCAACTCAAAAACGGCATGTTAAATAGGCTGTACGTACTTAGACGATAGATGTAGAGTTGCAAACAAGGAAAAACAGCTTACTTGTAATTAGTTTGTATTATACTTTTTTTACTACTTTTACATGAAGATGTAAATATGGATGCCTTCTTTCATTTTTAGACTTGATTTAAACGTAGTATTTTTATATCTCAACACTTTTTTCAATCAAAATCAGTATCAAATTCTTTTGACCAAAAGCACCAAGAACCAGACAAGACAATGAACCCAAGACGGAGTCAGAACTAGCAAAGCCGCAATTTCAACACCATCGGAAAATATTCTTAACCACAATGACTAGTTAAAACCACTACCAGTCGACTGATTTTGAAGCAATTAAACCATACAACAAAACGAAATATAATAGACGATACTTATAAGCATGTGAAAGCACCATGCACAAAATTGCAAGATCAGTCAAGATACATCCTTTGTTCAAAAAAATAAAACTGCCCCAACTCGCAAAAAACACAAAGTACACAATCTAGTAAACATCAAAAGACAACATTAAAAACCCCAATTTCTAATTCATTCGCCTAATGAGCTCGTTAATGTAATCTTCACGATTACCTGCATCTCCTCCTTCAACATAGTGGTTTCTCTTCTTCTTCAAACCTCCCAATGGAGCCTTCAGCTTAAATGGCCACAGGAAGTTATTAGCTTCCTTAAAGTGCGGACCCGCAGTTAGGATCTCGTGGATAAGATC
Coding sequences:
- the LOC110929652 gene encoding AUGMIN subunit 2, which gives rise to MASIEGNLAGKKLGGMSDILVVAADLGYSRYRPPPSQEYLRNGDDLTRLLRELNAVQRKVAALNVELQGRKEDMNISHLTHVSEMEKKIETLARITTILKGVIQNKDRIIARLQQPFPPEFIPVEAEYQKEFSELLRSAANDYGSLTASVSDLHWTTNFREPPSIWGEMLRPIQVALISCSRYFEAMSAMRETFATLQQLRVGPAHSPASRYHSQRTSPAGSEHAANEWGPEDLDLRSPDMQGGENQEGEFENDTDVDDMNDRRSSSEGTAS